GACGAGCCCGTGGAGGTACGCCGCGGCCCGGTCCCCGGCTGGCCCGGCGAGGGCCCGGCCCAGCTGCTGTGGCGGGGGCGGCTGTGGAAGGTGCGCGCCGTGGTCGCGCACTGGGTGGAGACCGGCCCCTGGTGGCAGCACGCCCACGTGCACGCGGTCATCGGCTCCGAGGAGAGCAGCGCTGAGGGCAGCGCTGGGACCAGCGGAACCGACGGGACCGCCCTGCTCGAGGAGCTGCTCGGCGAGCGGGAGGTCTGGCGGGTGGAGGCCGGCCGCGGCCCCGGCCGCCCCGAGCCCCAGGGACTGCCGACCACCGGGG
This genomic window from Nocardioides marinus contains:
- a CDS encoding DUF6504 family protein gives rise to the protein MRRYDEPVEVRRGPVPGWPGEGPAQLLWRGRLWKVRAVVAHWVETGPWWQHAHVHAVIGSEESSAEGSAGTSGTDGTALLEELLGEREVWRVEAGRGPGRPEPQGLPTTGVLELTHDTAEGRWQLVGCTD